A stretch of Enterobacter cloacae complex sp. ECNIH7 DNA encodes these proteins:
- the rluD gene encoding 23S rRNA pseudouridine(1911/1915/1917) synthase RluD: MAQRVELTATVSENQLGQRLDQALAELFPDYSRSRIKEWILDQRVLVNGKIWDKPKEKVLGGEAVAINAEIEEEIRFEPQDIPLDIVYEDDDILVINKPRDLVVHPGAGNPDGTVLNALLHYYPPIADVPRAGIVHRLDKDTTGLMVVAKTVPAQTRLVESLQLREITREYEAVAIGHMTSGGTVEEPISRHPTKRTHMSVHPMGKPAVTHYRIMEHFRIHTRLRLRLETGRTHQIRVHMAHITHPLVGDQVYGGRPRPPKGASDEFISVLRKFDRQALHATMLRLYHPITGIQMEWHAPIPQDMVDLIDAMRADFEEHKDQVDWL, encoded by the coding sequence ATGGCACAACGAGTAGAACTCACCGCAACAGTCTCCGAAAATCAGCTCGGTCAACGCTTAGATCAGGCTTTGGCCGAATTGTTCCCTGATTATTCGCGTTCACGCATAAAAGAATGGATCCTTGACCAGCGCGTGCTGGTAAACGGCAAGATCTGGGACAAACCAAAAGAGAAAGTGTTAGGTGGGGAAGCTGTCGCCATCAATGCTGAAATCGAAGAGGAAATCCGCTTCGAGCCGCAGGATATCCCACTGGACATCGTCTATGAAGATGATGACATTCTGGTGATCAACAAGCCGCGCGACCTGGTTGTTCACCCGGGGGCGGGAAACCCTGACGGTACGGTACTTAACGCACTTCTCCATTATTATCCGCCGATCGCGGATGTCCCGCGCGCGGGCATCGTGCACCGTCTGGATAAAGACACCACCGGTTTGATGGTGGTGGCGAAGACCGTTCCAGCTCAGACCCGTCTGGTGGAATCGCTGCAGCTGCGCGAAATCACCCGCGAGTATGAAGCGGTAGCCATTGGGCATATGACCTCTGGCGGAACGGTGGAAGAGCCAATCAGCCGTCACCCAACTAAACGTACCCATATGTCGGTGCATCCGATGGGTAAACCGGCGGTGACGCACTATCGCATTATGGAGCACTTCCGTATTCATACGCGCCTGCGTCTGCGTCTGGAAACCGGACGTACTCACCAGATCCGCGTGCATATGGCCCACATTACCCATCCGCTGGTAGGGGATCAGGTCTACGGTGGCCGCCCGCGTCCACCTAAAGGCGCATCGGATGAGTTCATCAGCGTATTGCGTAAATTCGATCGTCAGGCGCTGCACGCGACCATGCTGCGTCTTTACCACCCTATCACCGGTATTCAGATGGAGTGGCATGCGCCTATCCCGCAGGATATGGTGGATCTTATCGACGCTATGCGTGCTGATTTCGAAGAACATAAGGATCAAGTGGACTGGTTATGA
- the raiA gene encoding ribosome-associated translation inhibitor RaiA: MTMNITSKQMEITPAIRQHVADRLAKLDKWQTHLINPHIILSKEPQGFIADATINTPNGHLVASAKHEDMYTAINDLINKLERQLNKVQHKGEARRAATSVKDASFAEEVEEE, from the coding sequence ATGACAATGAACATTACCAGTAAACAAATGGAAATTACTCCGGCAATCCGCCAGCACGTCGCAGACCGTCTCGCCAAACTGGATAAATGGCAAACTCATTTGATTAATCCACATATCATCCTGTCCAAGGAGCCTCAGGGTTTCATCGCTGACGCAACTATCAATACTCCAAACGGCCATCTGGTCGCCAGCGCAAAACACGAGGATATGTACACCGCTATTAACGATTTGATCAACAAGCTGGAACGGCAGCTCAATAAAGTGCAACACAAAGGTGAAGCCCGTCGCGCCGCAACATCGGTGAAAGACGCCAGCTTCGCGGAAGAAGTTGAAGAAGAGTAA
- the pheL gene encoding pheA operon leader peptide PheL: MKLTPFFFAFFFTFP; encoded by the coding sequence ATGAAACTTACGCCGTTCTTCTTCGCATTCTTTTTTACCTTCCCCTGA
- the pheA gene encoding bifunctional chorismate mutase/prephenate dehydratase: protein MTPENPLLDLRVKISALDEKLLALLAERRALAVEVGKAKLDSHRPVRDIDRERDLLERLIQLGKAHHLDAHYITRLFQLIIEDSVLTQQALLQQHLNKTNPHSARIAFLGPKGSYSHLAARQYAARHFEEFIESGCAKFADIFNQVETGQADYAVVPIENTSSGAINDVYDLLQHTSLSLVGELTIPIDHCVLVAGSTDLSKIETVYSHPQPFQQCSQFLNRYPNWKIEYTESTSAAMEKVAQANSPTVAALGSEAGGALYGLQVLERNLANQTQNITRFVVLARKAINVSDQVPAKTTLLMATGQQAGALVEALLVLRNHNLIMTRLESRPIHGNPWEEMFYLDIQANLESASMQKALRELGEITRSMKVLGCYPSENVVPVDPA, encoded by the coding sequence ATGACACCGGAAAACCCGTTACTGGATCTGCGAGTAAAAATCAGCGCGCTGGATGAGAAACTGCTGGCGCTGCTGGCCGAACGCCGCGCGCTTGCCGTTGAAGTGGGCAAAGCCAAGCTGGACTCCCATCGCCCGGTACGAGATATCGACCGCGAGCGCGATCTGCTGGAACGTCTCATTCAGCTCGGCAAAGCGCATCACCTCGATGCCCACTACATCACCCGGTTGTTCCAGCTCATCATCGAAGACTCCGTTCTCACTCAGCAAGCGTTACTCCAGCAGCATCTGAACAAAACCAATCCGCACTCTGCGCGTATCGCCTTCCTCGGTCCGAAAGGCTCTTATTCTCACCTGGCCGCCCGTCAGTATGCCGCACGCCATTTCGAAGAATTTATTGAGAGCGGCTGCGCGAAGTTTGCCGACATATTTAATCAGGTTGAGACCGGCCAGGCAGATTACGCCGTCGTACCGATTGAAAACACCAGCTCCGGTGCCATCAACGACGTCTACGATTTGCTGCAGCACACCAGCTTGTCGCTGGTTGGCGAGCTGACGATCCCTATCGATCACTGCGTGCTGGTCGCCGGCTCAACGGACCTGAGCAAGATCGAAACGGTCTACAGTCATCCACAGCCGTTCCAGCAGTGCAGCCAGTTCCTGAACCGCTATCCGAACTGGAAAATTGAGTACACCGAAAGCACCTCGGCGGCGATGGAAAAAGTGGCGCAGGCTAACTCCCCAACCGTCGCCGCGCTCGGCAGCGAAGCAGGCGGGGCGCTGTATGGTTTACAGGTGCTGGAACGCAACCTGGCAAACCAGACGCAAAATATCACCCGTTTCGTGGTGCTGGCACGCAAGGCAATCAATGTGTCTGACCAGGTGCCGGCCAAAACCACGCTGCTGATGGCGACCGGCCAACAGGCCGGTGCGCTGGTTGAAGCCCTGCTGGTGCTACGTAATCACAACCTGATCATGACCAGGCTGGAATCACGCCCAATCCACGGTAACCCATGGGAAGAGATGTTTTATCTTGATATCCAGGCCAACCTGGAATCTGCTTCCATGCAGAAAGCCCTGCGCGAACTGGGCGAGATCACGCGCTCCATGAAAGTGCTGGGCTGCTATCCGAGCGAGAACGTGGTCCCGGTTGACCCGGCTTAA
- the yfiH gene encoding purine nucleoside phosphorylase YfiH: protein MTKLIVPEWPLPAGVAACSSTRIGGVSQGAWESLNLGAHCGDNLEHVEENRRRLFAAGNLPSKPVWLEQVHGNAVLKLTGEPYASKRADASYSNTPGTVCAVMTADCLPVLFCNRAGSEVAAAHAGWRGLCEGVLEETVACFSDEPANIMAWLGPAIGPRAFEVGPEVREAFMEKDPQAVEAFLPSGDKYLADIYQLARQRLNNVGVTQIFGGDRCTFTEKGDFFSYRRDKTTGRMASFIWLI, encoded by the coding sequence ATGACCAAACTGATTGTCCCGGAGTGGCCATTGCCTGCTGGCGTGGCCGCCTGTAGTTCAACCCGTATTGGCGGTGTTAGCCAGGGCGCGTGGGAGTCTTTGAACCTCGGTGCGCACTGTGGCGACAACCTGGAACATGTTGAAGAGAACCGCAGACGTTTGTTTGCTGCGGGGAACTTGCCGTCAAAACCGGTCTGGCTGGAACAGGTTCATGGTAACGCGGTGCTGAAGTTGACGGGAGAACCCTATGCTTCTAAACGCGCTGATGCCTCTTACAGTAATACTCCGGGAACCGTTTGTGCCGTGATGACCGCCGATTGTCTGCCGGTTCTGTTCTGTAACCGTGCAGGTTCCGAGGTGGCAGCAGCACACGCGGGCTGGCGTGGTCTATGTGAAGGCGTGCTCGAAGAAACTGTCGCCTGCTTTAGCGATGAGCCAGCCAATATTATGGCCTGGCTTGGCCCGGCCATTGGTCCTCGCGCTTTTGAAGTAGGGCCAGAGGTTCGCGAAGCCTTTATGGAAAAAGATCCGCAAGCGGTTGAAGCCTTCCTGCCTTCGGGAGATAAATATCTGGCCGATATTTACCAGCTCGCCCGTCAACGTCTGAATAACGTTGGCGTGACGCAGATCTTCGGCGGCGATCGCTGCACATTCACCGAAAAGGGTGATTTTTTCTCCTATCGTCGCGACAAGACCACGGGGCGTATGGCAAGTTTCATTTGGCTGATATAA
- the bamD gene encoding outer membrane protein assembly factor BamD, which translates to MTRMKYLVAAATLSLALVGCSGSNEQVPDNPPNEIYATAQQKLQDGNWKQAITQLEALDNRYPFGPYSQQVQLDLIYAYYKNADLPLAQATIDRFMRLNPTHPNIDYVMYMRGLTNMALDDSALQGFFGVDRSDRDPQHARDAFNDFSKLVRGYPNSQYVTDATKRLVFLKDRLAKYEYSVAEYYTRRGAWVAVVNRVEGMLRDYPDTQATRDGLKLMENAYRQMQMTAQAEKVAKIIAANSSNT; encoded by the coding sequence ATGACGCGCATGAAATATCTGGTGGCAGCGGCCACGTTGAGCCTGGCTTTGGTGGGCTGCTCCGGTTCAAATGAACAGGTCCCTGACAATCCGCCGAATGAAATCTATGCGACTGCACAACAAAAGTTGCAGGACGGTAACTGGAAACAGGCGATAACGCAACTGGAAGCGTTGGATAATCGCTATCCATTTGGTCCGTATTCGCAGCAGGTACAGTTAGATCTCATCTACGCATACTATAAAAATGCCGATCTGCCGCTGGCTCAGGCAACCATCGATCGTTTCATGCGTCTGAACCCGACTCATCCTAACATCGACTACGTGATGTACATGCGCGGCCTCACCAACATGGCGCTGGACGACAGTGCGCTGCAGGGCTTCTTCGGCGTGGATCGTTCCGACCGTGACCCGCAGCATGCGCGTGATGCCTTCAATGACTTCTCCAAACTGGTGCGCGGCTATCCGAACAGTCAGTACGTGACTGACGCCACCAAACGTCTGGTGTTCCTGAAAGATCGTCTGGCGAAATATGAATACTCTGTAGCGGAATACTATACCCGTCGTGGCGCATGGGTTGCCGTGGTTAACCGCGTAGAAGGTATGCTGCGTGATTATCCGGATACTCAGGCAACGCGCGATGGCCTGAAGCTGATGGAAAATGCTTACCGTCAGATGCAGATGACCGCTCAGGCTGAAAAAGTGGCGAAAATCATCGCCGCGAACAGCAGCAACACCTGA
- a CDS encoding SMP-30/gluconolactonase/LRE family protein, with protein sequence MAEPQLLLNYTGHLPECPTWSADEHALYWADILEGEIHRYHLPTAEHTVLSFHEEVGCFALREQGGFIVAMRTGIWLTDKHGLLRRKVCDNPSNPQLARFNDGGTDSLGRFYAGTFWGPGDYNGALLMRIDNDLTPKVIQCDIHGHNGLAFSPDNQWMFTSDTPNGVIYRTPLDEQGEPGRREVFRQFKEGEGIPDGAAMDVEGCYWSALFDGWRIARFSPQGEQLEEYRMPVRCPTMVCFGGDDMKTLFITTTRENMDADEVAKYPLSGAIFTLPVSVAGKKKSRFIER encoded by the coding sequence ATGGCCGAACCGCAGCTGCTGTTGAATTACACCGGGCATTTGCCTGAATGCCCGACGTGGAGCGCCGACGAACACGCGCTCTACTGGGCCGATATTCTGGAAGGAGAGATCCACCGCTATCATCTGCCGACGGCAGAACATACCGTGCTCTCATTCCATGAGGAGGTGGGTTGTTTCGCGCTGCGAGAGCAGGGTGGTTTTATCGTTGCGATGCGAACGGGTATCTGGCTGACCGATAAACACGGCCTGCTGCGCCGCAAGGTGTGCGATAACCCCTCTAACCCGCAGCTCGCACGTTTTAACGACGGCGGCACCGATTCTCTGGGGCGATTCTATGCGGGCACGTTTTGGGGGCCGGGAGATTACAACGGTGCCCTGCTGATGCGCATCGACAACGACCTGACGCCGAAAGTGATCCAGTGCGATATTCACGGCCACAACGGCTTAGCGTTTAGCCCGGATAATCAATGGATGTTTACCTCAGACACGCCAAATGGCGTTATTTACCGAACGCCGCTTGATGAGCAGGGCGAACCCGGCAGGCGCGAGGTGTTTCGTCAGTTTAAAGAGGGCGAAGGGATACCGGACGGCGCGGCCATGGATGTGGAAGGCTGCTACTGGAGCGCGCTGTTTGACGGCTGGCGTATTGCGCGTTTTTCTCCGCAAGGGGAGCAGCTGGAAGAATACCGCATGCCGGTGCGTTGCCCGACGATGGTCTGCTTTGGCGGCGATGACATGAAAACGCTGTTTATTACCACCACGCGGGAAAATATGGATGCGGACGAGGTGGCGAAGTATCCGCTCTCCGGAGCCATCTTCACCCTGCCGGTGAGCGTGGCAGGGAAGAAGAAAAGCCGGTTTATCGAACGTTAA